A part of Streptomyces sp. NBC_01235 genomic DNA contains:
- a CDS encoding GAF domain-containing protein, with the protein MSYDPPRPAGRLLLTPEDKDAPARARRLRRLGLGEQPEPALDAFAARLAEVTGAPYAMVNFLDEERQFFAGLHTPAGGRAARGGKPEVGRRLPRDYGYCPHVVVRRKALVLEDVGDYPRFAGNPVVDEYGIRSYLGAPLIDTTGMALGTVCVADLAPRPWGKAGLETIKATAADLVARLEGQTRP; encoded by the coding sequence ATGAGCTACGACCCGCCGCGCCCGGCCGGTCGTCTGTTGCTCACCCCCGAGGACAAGGACGCTCCCGCCCGCGCCCGGAGGCTGCGCCGACTCGGCCTCGGAGAACAGCCGGAGCCCGCCCTGGACGCCTTCGCGGCTCGCCTCGCAGAGGTGACCGGAGCGCCGTACGCCATGGTCAACTTCCTCGACGAGGAACGGCAGTTCTTCGCCGGGCTGCACACCCCGGCCGGCGGCCGGGCGGCCCGTGGCGGCAAGCCCGAGGTGGGCCGCCGGCTGCCCCGCGACTACGGCTACTGCCCGCACGTCGTCGTCCGGCGCAAGGCGCTGGTCCTGGAGGACGTGGGCGACTACCCGCGCTTCGCGGGCAACCCGGTCGTCGACGAGTACGGCATCCGCTCCTACCTCGGTGCCCCGCTCATCGACACGACCGGCATGGCGCTGGGCACGGTGTGCGTCGCCGACCTCGCGCCCCGGCCCTGGGGAAAAGCCGGCCTGGAGACCATCAAGGCGACGGCCGCCGACCTCGTCGCACGGCTGGAGGGGCAGACGCGGCCCTAG
- the tdh gene encoding L-threonine 3-dehydrogenase, giving the protein MKALVKEKAEPGLWLADVPEPAVGAGDVLIKVLRTGICGTDLHIRSWDGWARQAIRTPLVLGHEFVGEVVGTGRDVVDIQVGDRVSGEGHLVCGKCRNCLAGRRHLCRATVGLGVGRDGAFAEFVALPAANVWVHRVPVDLDVAAIFDPFGNAVHTALSFPLVGEDVLITGAGPIGLMAAAVARHAGARNVVVTDVSEERLELARKIGASLALNVSESQIADGQRQLGLREGFDIGLEMSGRPEAMRDMIANMTHGGRIAMLGLPTAEFAVDWARIVTSMITIKGIYGREMFETWYAMSVLLEGGLDLAPVITGRYGYRDFEAAFADAASGRGGKVVLDWTA; this is encoded by the coding sequence TTGAAGGCGCTGGTCAAGGAGAAGGCGGAGCCCGGGCTGTGGCTCGCGGACGTCCCGGAGCCCGCCGTCGGGGCCGGTGACGTACTGATCAAGGTGCTGCGCACCGGCATCTGCGGCACCGACCTGCACATCCGGTCCTGGGACGGCTGGGCGCGGCAGGCGATCCGCACACCGCTCGTGCTCGGGCACGAGTTCGTCGGCGAGGTCGTCGGGACGGGCCGTGACGTCGTCGACATCCAGGTGGGGGACCGGGTCAGCGGCGAGGGACACCTCGTCTGCGGCAAGTGCCGCAACTGTCTCGCCGGGCGCCGTCATCTGTGCCGGGCCACCGTGGGCCTCGGCGTCGGGCGCGACGGCGCCTTCGCGGAGTTCGTGGCCCTGCCCGCCGCCAATGTCTGGGTGCACCGCGTTCCCGTCGACCTCGATGTGGCGGCGATCTTCGACCCGTTCGGCAACGCCGTGCACACCGCCCTGTCCTTCCCGCTCGTCGGCGAGGACGTGCTGATCACCGGCGCCGGACCGATCGGGCTGATGGCCGCCGCCGTCGCCCGGCACGCCGGCGCCCGCAACGTCGTCGTCACCGACGTCAGCGAGGAGCGGCTGGAGCTGGCCCGCAAGATCGGCGCGAGTCTGGCGCTGAACGTGTCGGAGTCGCAGATCGCCGACGGGCAACGGCAGTTGGGGTTGCGGGAGGGCTTCGACATCGGCCTGGAGATGTCCGGCCGGCCCGAGGCCATGCGCGACATGATCGCCAACATGACGCACGGGGGCCGGATCGCGATGCTCGGGCTGCCGACCGCCGAGTTCGCCGTCGACTGGGCCCGGATCGTCACTTCGATGATCACCATCAAGGGCATCTACGGCCGTGAGATGTTCGAGACCTGGTACGCGATGTCGGTCCTGCTGGAGGGCGGCCTCGACCTCGCCCCCGTGATCACCGGCCGGTACGGCTACCGCGACTTCGAGGCGGCCTTCGCCGATGCCGCGAGCGGCCGTGGCGGCAAGGTCGTCCTCGACTGGACCGCGTAA